ATCGCCGCCGTCAACGTCGTCTTGCCGTGATCCACGTGACCGATCGTGCCGATATTCACGTGCGGCTTCGTCCGCTCAAACTTCTCCTTCGCCATGCCCTCGTCCTCCGGTTTCCTTGATTTCCTCTGCTTGATTCGTCTGCTTGTCGGTTGGTTGACTGCTATCCCGCCGGGTTATCCGGCCGCCTTGGCCACGACCTCTTCGCTGATCGTCTTGGGAGCCTGCTCGTAGCTCGCGAACTGCATCGTGTACGTGGCCCGCCCTTGGGTGCGGGAGCGCAAGTCCGTGGCGTAGCCGAACATCTCGGCGAGCGGCACCATGCACTTGATGACCTGGGCATTGCCGCGCGCTTCCATGCTCTGGACCCGGCCACGACGCGAAGTGATATCTCCGATCACATCTCCCATGTAGTCCTCCGGTGTGACCACCTCGACCGCCATGGTGGGCTCGAGAAGCGCCGGGCTCGCCTTCTTGGCGGCATCCTGGAAGGCCATGGAACCGGCGATCTTGAAGGCGACCTCGGACGAGTCCACCTCGTGGAACGTGCCGTCGTACAGCTCCACCTCGACGCCGGTCACCGGATATCCGGCCAGCGTGCCGGATTCCATGGCCTCTCGAATGCCCTGCTCCACCGGCTTGATGAACTCGCGCGGGATCGCACCACCGGTGATTCGGTTCTCGAACTTGAAGTCGACATCGGTCGGGCGGACCCGGACCTTGCAGTGGCCGAACTGGCCGCGGCCGCCGCTCTGGCGCACGAAACGCCCCTCGCCAGCGGCTTCGGCAGTAAGGCTCTCCTTGTAGGCAACCTGCGGACGGCCGACAGTCGCACCGACCTTGAACTCCCGCAGTAGCCGATCCGTCAAGATCTCGAGATGGAGCTCGCCCATGCCCGAAATCAGGGTCTGGCCGGTGTCCGGCTCGGTATGAACCCGAAACGTCGGATCTTCCTGCTGGAGCTTGTCCAGTGAGAGCGCCAGCTTCTCCTGATCGGCCTTCGTCTTGGGCTCGATCGAGACCGAGATCACCGGCTCGGGGAACGTCATCGCCTCGAGCACGATCTCGGACTTCGGATCGCAAATCGTGTCTCCGGTCTTGACGTTCTTCAGACCTACCGCAGCGGCGATGTCGCCGGCCCAGACCTCCGACACCTCTTCGCGCTTGTTCGCGTGCATCTTGAGAAGGCGGCCGATCCGTTCCTTCTTGCCGCTCGACACGTTCAGGATCGACATGCCCTGCTCGACGTGTCCGGAGTAGACCCGGATGTAGGCCAGCTGACCGACGAAGGGGTCGGTCATGATCTTGAAAACAAGCGCCGCAAAGGGTTCGTCGTCGCTCGCCGGCCGCTCGAGCACGGCTCCGAGCGTGTCGGTGCCCTCGACCGGAGGCACATCCAACGGCGAAGGCAGGTAGTCGATCACTCCGTCCAGTAGCGGCTGGACGCCTTTGTTCTTGAACGCGCTGCCGCACATGACGGGCTGAAGACCGTTGTTCACCGT
This window of the bacterium genome carries:
- the fusA gene encoding elongation factor G; amino-acid sequence: MSRQVALDQTRNIGIMAHIDAGKTTTTERILYYTGVNYKIGEVHEGTATMDWMVQEQERGITITAAATTCFWNDFRINIIDTPGHVDFTAEVERSLRVLDGAVAVFDAVAGVEPQSETVWRQADRYGVPRIAFVNKMDRVGADFDRCVDMMKSRLGASPVPIQIPWGAEDNLKGVIDLVEMRGILYKDENLGAEFELVDIPDELKERALDLREKMVEAIAETDDGLLEKYLSGEEITVEDLKNALRQATVNNGLQPVMCGSAFKNKGVQPLLDGVIDYLPSPLDVPPVEGTDTLGAVLERPASDDEPFAALVFKIMTDPFVGQLAYIRVYSGHVEQGMSILNVSSGKKERIGRLLKMHANKREEVSEVWAGDIAAAVGLKNVKTGDTICDPKSEIVLEAMTFPEPVISVSIEPKTKADQEKLALSLDKLQQEDPTFRVHTEPDTGQTLISGMGELHLEILTDRLLREFKVGATVGRPQVAYKESLTAEAAGEGRFVRQSGGRGQFGHCKVRVRPTDVDFKFENRITGGAIPREFIKPVEQGIREAMESGTLAGYPVTGVEVELYDGTFHEVDSSEVAFKIAGSMAFQDAAKKASPALLEPTMAVEVVTPEDYMGDVIGDITSRRGRVQSMEARGNAQVIKCMVPLAEMFGYATDLRSRTQGRATYTMQFASYEQAPKTISEEVVAKAAG